One stretch of Novosphingobium pentaromativorans US6-1 DNA includes these proteins:
- a CDS encoding M20 metallopeptidase family protein: protein MPPSSLIAEAARISDRIVSLRRSIHAEPEIGLHTPLTRDKIREALAHLPLDWREGPSTTGLVATLKGGAGPGRSVLLRGDMDALPMPEETGLDFASKVPGAMHACGHDAHVAMLAGAAEILCAQSDSLAGEVRFMFQPGEEGYHGARFMLQDGLLGGEGFDRPLPDAAFALHVMPNAPHGLIGGRSGPLLAAADQIEIVVTGRGGHASMPHQTLDPVPVACEIVTAIQAMVARKFSVFDPVVVTIAKIEAGTAHNVIADEARMIGTMRSLSAENRARLKKDLAVLASGIAGAHGMTAQLNTVEGFPVTVCHEEAVGFGEDVARRMFGEQAFLRLPDPIMGAEDFAYVLEKVPGAMFFLGVAHEGADWQHCCGIHSTRMIVDETVMPQGAAYLAGLAEGFLDRGFA from the coding sequence ATGCCTCCCAGTTCCCTGATTGCCGAAGCCGCCCGCATTTCCGACCGCATCGTTTCGCTGCGCCGCTCGATCCACGCCGAGCCCGAAATCGGCCTGCACACGCCCCTGACGCGCGACAAGATCCGCGAAGCGCTGGCGCACCTGCCGCTCGACTGGAGGGAAGGCCCATCGACGACGGGCCTTGTCGCCACGCTGAAGGGCGGGGCGGGGCCGGGCCGCTCGGTGCTGCTGCGCGGCGACATGGACGCCCTGCCGATGCCCGAGGAAACCGGCCTCGATTTCGCCTCGAAAGTGCCGGGCGCGATGCATGCCTGCGGGCACGATGCCCATGTCGCGATGCTGGCCGGCGCGGCCGAGATCCTCTGCGCCCAGTCCGATAGCCTCGCAGGCGAGGTGCGCTTCATGTTCCAGCCCGGCGAGGAAGGCTATCACGGCGCGCGCTTCATGCTGCAGGACGGACTGCTGGGCGGCGAGGGTTTCGACCGGCCGCTGCCCGACGCCGCCTTTGCCCTGCATGTCATGCCCAATGCCCCCCACGGCCTGATCGGCGGTCGTAGCGGGCCCCTGCTGGCCGCGGCGGACCAGATCGAGATCGTGGTGACCGGGCGCGGCGGCCATGCCTCGATGCCGCACCAGACGCTCGATCCGGTGCCGGTCGCCTGCGAGATCGTCACTGCCATCCAGGCGATGGTCGCGCGCAAGTTCAGCGTGTTCGACCCGGTAGTGGTCACGATCGCGAAGATCGAGGCCGGCACCGCGCACAACGTCATCGCCGACGAGGCCCGAATGATAGGGACGATGCGCAGCCTTTCGGCAGAGAACCGGGCGCGCCTCAAGAAGGACCTTGCCGTGCTGGCGTCCGGTATCGCCGGGGCGCACGGCATGACGGCGCAACTGAACACGGTCGAGGGCTTCCCGGTCACGGTCTGCCATGAAGAGGCGGTCGGCTTCGGCGAAGACGTCGCGCGCCGGATGTTCGGCGAGCAGGCGTTCCTGCGCCTGCCCGATCCGATCATGGGGGCTGAGGATTTCGCCTATGTGCTGGAAAAGGTGCCCGGCGCGATGTTCTTCCTCGGCGTGGCGCACGAAGGGGCGGATTGGCAGCATTGCTGCGGCATTCACTCGACCAGGATGATCGTCGACGAAACCGTCATGCCGCAGGGCGCGGCCTACCTTGCCGGGCTCGCCGAGGGTTTCCTCGATCGCGGTTTCGCCTGA
- a CDS encoding hydantoinase B/oxoprolinase family protein — translation MSNRNREAGLWQFWVDRGGTFTDVVARAPGGRFKRLKLLSESPGAYDDAAVEAMRRLTGVREGELPPAQLRLGTTVATNALLERKGEPVLLAITRGFGDALRIGTQERPDIFARHIVRPEPLHGAVIEVDERVGADGAVYRPLDENAARQGLQHFFDRGLRAIAIVLMHGYRHVAHEAALARIAREVGFTQVSVSHEVAPLIKLIARGDTSVVDAYLSPVLDRYVAGLEAGLGPQVTALYMQSSGGLATGAAFCGKDAILSGPAGGIVGMAAIAREAGFDHVIGFDMGGTSTDVSHYAGQYERDSETRVAGVRVRTPMMRIETVAAGGGSICHFDGARFLVGPESAGAVPGPACYRRDGPLAVTDCNLLLGKLRSQHFPRVFGPHGNEPLSLHAAQHKMDEVLQQVRAATGRALSREEAAEGFLEIAVANMANAIKTVSLRRGHDMTRAALVTFGGAGGQHACKVADALGVGTVLCHPLASVLSAYGMGLADRRVLHERTLALPLEARSMDDIGRAVEALGAQARGDLVAQGVALDTITLEATLAVRPKGSENAIEVRLGSLAVMREAFREGWLNRFGFGAGSDLIAETLRIEAVSAAQDAGGVTLALPGNSGPPADHVDIFTGGSQHRVPLYLRADLADGFEADGPLLVVDDVSTTVVEPGWQVRVDRFGNLLLTRVNALQVAQARTTACDPVRLEIMGALFMAIAEEMGAALQFSASSVNIRERLDFSCAVFDREGSLVANAPHMPVHLGSMGESVRTILARRGDAKDGRGLLPGDAYVLNAPYDGGTHLPDITVVMPVFAHDDESAPAWFVAARGHHADVGGISPGSMPPRSRSLGEEGVLIDNVLLVDRGELQEAAMRALLASGPYPSRAIDQNIADLRAQVAACTRGASELRRIAREQGRGIVDAYMAHAQAHAEAAVRSLIDRLADGSFRVQMDNGAQISVTVRIDRKARGATIDFTGTSEQLADNFNAPLPVVRAAALYVVRTLIDDAVPMNEGCLRPIALIVPEGSMLHPRAPAAVVAGNVETSQAITDALFAALGAMAASQGTMNNFTFGDSRRQYYETIAGGSGAGPDFDGTSVVQTHMTNSRLTDPEVLETGFPVLLEEFSIRRGSGGNGLHQGGDGATRRLRFLEPMQAGILAQRRKVAPFGLAGGEDAAPGRTRVERTDGSVEDLGSTGSAHVDAGDVIVIETPGGGGYGRPD, via the coding sequence ATGAGCAATCGCAATCGGGAAGCCGGTCTCTGGCAGTTCTGGGTAGACCGGGGCGGCACCTTTACCGATGTCGTGGCCCGGGCGCCCGGCGGCCGGTTCAAGCGCCTGAAACTGCTTTCCGAAAGTCCCGGCGCCTACGACGATGCTGCGGTCGAGGCGATGCGCCGCCTGACCGGCGTGCGAGAGGGTGAGCTGCCGCCGGCGCAGCTTCGGCTTGGTACCACGGTGGCGACGAACGCCCTGCTCGAACGCAAGGGCGAGCCGGTTCTGCTCGCCATCACACGCGGCTTCGGCGATGCCCTGCGCATCGGCACGCAGGAGCGCCCGGACATTTTCGCACGGCACATAGTAAGGCCCGAACCGCTGCACGGCGCGGTGATCGAGGTCGACGAGCGCGTCGGTGCGGACGGGGCCGTGTACCGGCCGCTCGATGAAAATGCTGCGCGTCAAGGGCTGCAGCATTTCTTCGATCGTGGCCTGCGCGCCATCGCCATCGTCCTCATGCACGGCTATCGCCATGTCGCCCACGAGGCGGCGCTGGCGCGGATCGCGCGCGAGGTCGGCTTCACGCAGGTCTCGGTCAGTCACGAGGTCGCACCGCTCATCAAGCTCATCGCGCGCGGGGATACCTCGGTCGTCGATGCCTATCTTTCGCCGGTGCTCGACCGCTATGTCGCGGGGCTCGAAGCGGGGCTCGGGCCGCAGGTGACGGCGCTCTACATGCAATCGAGCGGAGGGCTGGCGACCGGCGCAGCATTTTGCGGCAAGGACGCGATCCTGTCCGGGCCTGCGGGCGGTATCGTCGGCATGGCGGCAATCGCGCGCGAGGCCGGTTTCGATCATGTCATCGGTTTCGACATGGGCGGGACCTCCACCGACGTCTCGCATTATGCCGGACAATACGAGCGCGACAGCGAGACGCGCGTCGCCGGTGTCCGCGTTCGCACGCCCATGATGCGGATCGAGACCGTTGCCGCGGGCGGCGGGTCGATCTGTCATTTCGACGGGGCGCGCTTCCTCGTCGGGCCGGAAAGCGCAGGTGCCGTGCCCGGTCCGGCCTGCTACCGGCGGGACGGCCCGTTGGCGGTGACCGATTGCAACCTCCTGCTCGGCAAGCTTCGGTCGCAGCATTTTCCCCGGGTCTTCGGCCCTCACGGGAATGAGCCGCTATCGCTCCATGCTGCGCAGCATAAGATGGACGAAGTGCTGCAGCAGGTGCGTGCAGCAACCGGCAGGGCCCTGTCGCGCGAAGAGGCGGCGGAAGGCTTCCTCGAGATTGCGGTCGCCAACATGGCCAATGCGATCAAGACCGTTTCCCTGCGCCGCGGGCACGACATGACGCGCGCTGCGCTCGTCACCTTCGGCGGGGCCGGCGGGCAACATGCCTGCAAGGTGGCGGATGCGCTCGGGGTCGGCACGGTTCTGTGCCATCCGCTGGCAAGTGTGCTGTCCGCCTATGGAATGGGCCTTGCCGACCGGCGCGTGCTGCACGAGCGGACGCTGGCGCTGCCGCTCGAGGCGCGCAGCATGGACGATATCGGGCGCGCGGTTGAGGCGCTTGGCGCGCAGGCACGCGGCGATCTGGTCGCGCAGGGTGTCGCGCTCGACACCATTACTCTGGAGGCTACCCTGGCGGTGCGCCCCAAGGGCAGCGAGAATGCCATCGAGGTGCGCCTGGGCAGCCTTGCCGTCATGCGCGAAGCCTTCCGCGAAGGCTGGCTGAACCGCTTCGGCTTCGGCGCGGGCAGCGACCTGATCGCGGAGACCTTGCGGATCGAGGCGGTCTCCGCCGCGCAGGATGCAGGCGGCGTGACGCTGGCTCTTCCCGGCAACTCCGGCCCACCTGCCGATCATGTCGATATCTTCACCGGTGGATCGCAGCACCGTGTGCCGCTCTACTTGCGCGCCGATCTGGCCGACGGTTTCGAGGCCGATGGTCCGCTGCTCGTGGTCGATGACGTTTCGACCACGGTCGTCGAACCCGGCTGGCAGGTGCGTGTCGACCGGTTCGGCAATCTGCTGCTCACCCGGGTCAACGCGCTGCAGGTGGCGCAGGCGCGGACCACCGCCTGCGATCCGGTGCGCCTTGAGATCATGGGCGCGCTGTTCATGGCGATTGCCGAAGAGATGGGCGCAGCGCTGCAGTTCAGCGCCAGCTCGGTCAATATCCGCGAGCGTCTCGACTTCTCCTGCGCCGTGTTCGACCGGGAGGGCAGCCTTGTCGCCAATGCGCCGCACATGCCGGTGCACCTGGGCTCGATGGGCGAGAGCGTGCGCACGATCCTGGCGCGGCGCGGCGATGCGAAGGACGGGCGCGGTCTGCTGCCGGGCGATGCCTACGTGCTCAATGCGCCCTACGATGGCGGCACGCACCTGCCGGACATCACTGTGGTCATGCCGGTCTTTGCCCATGATGACGAGAGCGCCCCGGCCTGGTTCGTCGCGGCACGCGGGCACCATGCCGACGTCGGCGGGATCAGCCCGGGATCGATGCCGCCGCGCAGTCGCTCGCTAGGCGAGGAAGGCGTGCTGATCGACAACGTGCTGCTGGTCGACCGCGGCGAGTTGCAGGAAGCGGCTATGCGCGCCCTGCTGGCCTCGGGACCCTATCCTTCGCGGGCGATCGACCAGAACATCGCCGACCTGCGGGCGCAGGTCGCCGCCTGTACGCGCGGCGCTTCGGAACTGCGCCGCATCGCGCGCGAGCAGGGGCGCGGGATCGTCGACGCCTACATGGCCCATGCACAGGCCCACGCCGAAGCTGCGGTCCGCTCGCTGATCGACAGGCTGGCCGACGGTTCGTTCCGCGTGCAAATGGACAATGGGGCGCAGATCAGCGTGACTGTGCGCATCGACCGCAAGGCCCGCGGCGCGACTATCGACTTCACCGGCACCAGCGAACAGCTTGCCGACAACTTCAATGCGCCGCTCCCGGTCGTGCGCGCAGCGGCGCTCTATGTCGTGCGCACGCTGATCGACGATGCGGTGCCGATGAACGAGGGGTGCCTGCGCCCGATCGCGCTGATCGTGCCCGAAGGATCGATGTTGCACCCGCGCGCACCGGCTGCTGTCGTTGCCGGCAATGTCGAGACCAGCCAGGCCATCACCGATGCGCTGTTCGCGGCTCTCGGCGCGATGGCGGCGTCTCAAGGGACGATGAACAACTTCACCTTCGGCGATTCGCGGCGGCAATACTACGAGACGATTGCGGGCGGTTCGGGGGCTGGCCCGGATTTCGACGGCACCAGCGTTGTCCAGACCCACATGACCAACAGCCGCCTGACCGATCCCGAAGTGCTCGAGACCGGTTTTCCGGTACTGCTCGAAGAGTTCTCGATCCGGCGCGGGTCGGGCGGCAACGGGCTGCACCAGGGCGGCGACGGAGCGACGCGCCGCTTGCGCTTCCTCGAGCCGATGCAGGCGGGCATCCTTGCCCAGCGGCGCAAGGTTGCGCCTTTCGGTCTCGCGGGCGGTGAAGATGCGGCCCCCGGGCGAACCCGGGTGGAGCGTACTGACGGAAGCGTCGAGGATCTGGGCTCGACCGGCTCGGCGCATGTCGATGCCGGCGACGTCATCGTGATCGAGACACCCGGCGGCGGCGGTTACGGCAGGCCTGACTAG